The window CACGGTCTCGCGTCCGATCCTGATCGGCACGTCCCAGTGGCTCTTCGAGGACAGGCGGAGCACGGCCTGTTCCTCCGGCGAGTAGAAGTCGGCCGGGATCAGATTGCCCGGCATGTCCTTCCACTTGAACAGCTGGAAGGTACGGATCGCCTGGTAGTCGATCGGATATTTGGAGTAGACGACCATGCCGTACTGGCCGGGGAAGATGCCGTACCCGTACGAGTCGTCGCCGTAGGAGCCGTCGCCGGGCGTGGTGTCGATGACGCCGTTGTTGTTGAGGTCGAAGCCGGAGGAGATGCCGGTGTTGGACGGGGCGACGTAGCGGTACCGGTACTTCTGGGCGGGCGCGCCGTTCTGCCCGACGGCGAGGAAGTTGTCGGCGAAGAGCCGGGCCGCCTCCGGGTCGTAGTCGAACTCGTTGATCAGCACCACGTCGGGCGCGGCCCGCTGGATGACCTCGGCTACGTTGCGGGCCTGCCGACGGTAGACGTCGTCGACGCTCGGGTCGGCCAGGTGCTCGCGGAGCAGACCCTCGGACGCCCGGTTCAGCGACAGGTTGTATGTCGCGAAACGCACCCCCGACGAGCCGGCCAGCGCCGGGGTCGGAACGGTGATCAGCGCGGCCCCGAGGAGCGCGGCGTAGAGAAGACGCTTCATTTCTAAGGTGAGTACCGGCCGTCCACGCCGGACGCAATGGCGTTCACCGAGCCGCCATCGGGAATTCTCACCACACCATGGTTCCGGCGGTGAGGACGGCGACGACGAGCGGCACCGCGACCCGCAGCGCACCGTCCTGGCACAGCAGCCGGAGCCCGGCGACGAGCACCATCAGGACGACCAGACCGACCGCCGCCGCGATGCCGAGCGCCGGCACCACGAGACCGGCGGCCACCCCGGCGCTGCCGAGGATCATCAGCCCGGAGACCTTGCGGTATTCGGACAGGGAGACCCCGAAGTGGTACGCCGCGGCGCGCTGATCCTCCGGGGCGGCGGTGAGGCGGGCGATGCCCTGGACGCCGAAGAAGATGATGACGATGCCGGCCAGCATGGTGTTCACCCCACGAGGCTAATTTTCATGCTCACTCGTGTGCAACATCCTGTGACATGGCTCGCCGGATCGCCTCCTCGGCGGCGGCTCCCGGCAACCCGGCCGCGATCAGGACCGCTGTCGCCGCCCGGGTGCCGTCGTCGGACCACAACTCGTCGTTCGCCGCCTGCATCATGGCCAGGGTCATCGCCTGCAGTGCGGCACTCAGCACCGGCAGCGGCAGATGGGTGGCGAACCGGCCGGTGTCCCGCGCCCGCTCCAGCAACGCGAAACTCTGCGCCGCGATCGGATGCAGCAACTCCCGCAGCCCGGCCATCCCGAGATTGCTCTCGGCCAGCGAGATGAGCAGGCGATACTGTTCGCCCGCGGTCCACAGGGTGAGGGCGAAATCGGCCAGGGCGACTTCCGGATCAAGACCCGATCGGTCGGTACGCCCCAGCGCCTCCAGCAGGTCGGCCGAGCACTTGTCGGCCAGCCCGGCCAGCAGTTCGTCCCGGTTCGGGAAGTGGGCGTAGACCGTCCGCCGGACCACCCCGGCCGCCTGCGCCAGGTCGTCCATGCTCGCCGCCGGCTGCCGGGCCAGCAGGGAGCGCGCCGCCCGCAGGATCCGGTCCCGGTTCTCCTCGGCGTCCCGCCGTCGGCCCCGCGTGGTCACTCGGCCGCCTTCTTCCCCGACCGGCGCTTGTCGCGGATCCAGATGATCGCCGGCTTGCCGTCGCCCGAGTCGCGCCGGTCGATCTCGAACAGGCCGATCGCGGTGACCAGGCCGCCCAACTTCGGATAGCCGTAGCTGCGCGGGTCGAAGTCGGAACGCTGCTTGGTGATGATGTGCCCGACCGCGGCCAGCGGCGCCCAGCCGTCGTCACCGGAGGCGGCCTCGACCGCGGAGCGGATCAGGTTCATCAGGCTGGTGTCGCCGCGGAGCTGGGCCGACGCCGACACCGGGCTCGGCGCCGGGGCGGGCACGTCCTCCGGTTCGGAGAGGTTCTCGGTGTAGATGAACTTGTCGCAGGCGGCCACGAACGGTTTCGGGGTCTTGCGTTCCCCGAAGCCGTACACGGTCAGGCCGGACTCGCGGATCCGCGACGCCAGCCGGGTGAAGTCACTGTCGCTGGAGACTATGCAGAACCCGTCGAACCGGCCGGTGTACAGCAGGTCCATCGCGTCGATGATCATCGCAGCGTCGGTGGCGTTCTTGCCCGTCGTGTACGAGAACTGCTGGATCGGCTGGATCGACTGGGCCAGCAACTGGTCCTTCCAGCCGCGCAGACTCGTGCCGGTCCAGTCACCGTAGGCCCGTTTGACGTGCGCCGTCCCGTATTTCGCCACCTCGGCGAGCAGCCCGTCGACGATCGACGCCTGCGCGTTGTCCGCGTCGATCAGAACCGCAAGCTTCGCCGAGTTGTCATTCACCGCCACAACCGTCGAGGATAAGGCCGGTCCGGCCGGCCCACTCGACGACTCCTCCGCCCACCGCGCGGCAGTGCCGGGCCCACCGCCGAGACATAGATGAAACTCGAATGCGGACGCTTCGGGCGGTACCGTAGGGAAATGGCGTCGTGGACGAGCCGGAGCCTGCGTGCCCTGCTGAATGAGGCGGGGCCGGACGGTCGGGCCGAGGCGCTCACCGAGCTGAAGATCGCGATAGCCGGCCGCGAGGCCGACCTCCCGGCGACGCTCACCCCACTGGACGCCGAGATCGCTCGCATCGCCGCCCTGCTGCTCGACGATCTCACCGAACTGCACCTGCTCCAGCTACGGTCCGTGGACCGTCCCGACGCGACACGACTGGCCACCACCGGGGCCGGCCGCGAACTGCGGGCCACCCAGCTGCACCACGCGGCACGGATGCGTCTGCGGGCCGTCGGAGTGCTCTGCGCCGAGCCCCCGGACGCGCCCGAACCCACCCACGTCCGCTACCTGACCACCGCCACCGGAATGCTGGC of the Actinoplanes sichuanensis genome contains:
- a CDS encoding TetR/AcrR family transcriptional regulator: MTTRGRRRDAEENRDRILRAARSLLARQPAASMDDLAQAAGVVRRTVYAHFPNRDELLAGLADKCSADLLEALGRTDRSGLDPEVALADFALTLWTAGEQYRLLISLAESNLGMAGLRELLHPIAAQSFALLERARDTGRFATHLPLPVLSAALQAMTLAMMQAANDELWSDDGTRAATAVLIAAGLPGAAAEEAIRRAMSQDVAHE
- a CDS encoding endonuclease/exonuclease/phosphatase family protein; protein product: MKRLLYAALLGAALITVPTPALAGSSGVRFATYNLSLNRASEGLLREHLADPSVDDVYRRQARNVAEVIQRAAPDVVLINEFDYDPEAARLFADNFLAVGQNGAPAQKYRYRYVAPSNTGISSGFDLNNNGVIDTTPGDGSYGDDSYGYGIFPGQYGMVVYSKYPIDYQAIRTFQLFKWKDMPGNLIPADFYSPEEQAVLRLSSKSHWDVPIRIGRETVHFLTSHPTPPTFDGAEDRNGRRNHDEIRFWADYVTPGGSSRYIYDDRGRRGGLRTGEQFVIAGDQNADPNDGDSTGGAVEQLLGHPLMSTRVTPDSAGGPEATTLQGGANLTHTGNPAYDTADFADTAPGNLRADYVLPRVGLQVRDAGVFWPVQADPLSRLSGVYSPAWSAVGGYPTSDHRLVWVDLKIRC
- a CDS encoding DoxX family protein, which translates into the protein MLAGIVIIFFGVQGIARLTAAPEDQRAAAYHFGVSLSEYRKVSGLMILGSAGVAAGLVVPALGIAAAVGLVVLMVLVAGLRLLCQDGALRVAVPLVVAVLTAGTMVW
- a CDS encoding NYN domain-containing protein is translated as MNDNSAKLAVLIDADNAQASIVDGLLAEVAKYGTAHVKRAYGDWTGTSLRGWKDQLLAQSIQPIQQFSYTTGKNATDAAMIIDAMDLLYTGRFDGFCIVSSDSDFTRLASRIRESGLTVYGFGERKTPKPFVAACDKFIYTENLSEPEDVPAPAPSPVSASAQLRGDTSLMNLIRSAVEAASGDDGWAPLAAVGHIITKQRSDFDPRSYGYPKLGGLVTAIGLFEIDRRDSGDGKPAIIWIRDKRRSGKKAAE